Proteins from a single region of Undibacterium sp. KW1:
- the icmF gene encoding fused isobutyryl-CoA mutase/GTPase IcmF — translation MTDLSVAQNLTEYKPANKVRFVTAASLFDGHDASINIMRRILMANGAEVIHLGHNRSVEEIVTAALQEDAQGIAISSYQGGHVEYFKYMIDLLKQRGGAHIKVFGGGGGVIVPEEIADLHAYGVTRIFSPEDGQRMGLVGMILSMIQACDSDLSGYAPTTLAVLQQGDIADKHRPLAQLITALENDKVAPELRTQLMDAAKASKTPTLGITGTGGAGKSSLTDELIRRIRLDQDDHLNIALISIDPSRRKSGGALLGDRIRMNAINPWKGKLKVFMRSLATREAGSEISQALPDVIAACKVAGFDLVIVETSGIGQGDAAIVPHVDVSMYVMTPEFGAASQLEKIDMLDFADFVAINKFDRKGAQDALRDVAKQYQRNRELWTQKPDDMPVYGTQASRFNDDGVTALYQGILPVLVQRGLLAKPSKLAAINVKYSSAKNVIVPPARSRYLAEIADTVRAYHKNTGKQVLIARERQQLQETKRMLSAAGKPADFDDLITDRENRLDGESKKLISMWPDMQAAYAGDEYVVKIRDKEIRTRLVQRSLSGTKIRKVALPRFVDHGEILRWLMLENVPGSFPFTAGVFAFKREGEDPTRMFAGEGDPFRTNRRFKLVSQGMDAKRLSTAFDSVTLYGADPAIRPDIYGKVGNSGVSVATLEDMKVLYDGFDLCDPATSVSMTINGPAPTILAFFMNTAIDQQMEKFRVDNKREPTADESAKIRAWVLQNVRGTVQADILKEDQGQNTCIFSTEFSLKVMGDIQEYFVHHQVRNFYSVSISGYHIAEAGANPISQLAFTLSNGFTFVEAYLARGMHIDDFAANLSFFFSNGMDPEYTVLGRVARRIWAVAMRDKYGANDRSQKLKYHIQTSGRSLHAQEIDFNDIRTTLQALIAIYDNCNSLHTNAYDEAITTPTDESVRRALAIQLIINREWGLAKNENPIQGSFIIEELTDMVEEAVMQEFERIAERGGVLGAMETGYQRGKIQEESMHYEHLKHDGTLPIIGVNTFRNPKANDTPQKIELARSTEEEKQSQLQRLADFHSRHADVAPKALAALQQAAINNENVFAKLMDAARVCSLGQITTALFEVGGQYRRNM, via the coding sequence ATGACTGACCTGTCCGTTGCCCAGAACCTGACTGAATACAAACCTGCCAACAAAGTGCGCTTTGTTACCGCCGCTTCCCTGTTCGATGGCCATGATGCCTCGATCAATATCATGCGCCGCATTTTGATGGCGAATGGTGCAGAAGTGATCCATCTGGGCCATAACCGTTCGGTAGAAGAAATCGTCACTGCTGCTTTGCAGGAAGATGCCCAGGGTATTGCCATTTCCAGCTATCAGGGTGGCCATGTCGAATACTTCAAATACATGATAGACCTGCTCAAGCAACGCGGCGGTGCGCATATCAAGGTATTTGGCGGTGGCGGTGGTGTCATCGTGCCGGAAGAAATAGCCGATCTGCATGCCTATGGCGTGACCCGTATTTTCAGCCCTGAAGATGGCCAGCGTATGGGGCTGGTGGGTATGATTTTGTCGATGATACAGGCTTGCGACAGCGATCTGTCCGGCTATGCGCCAACGACGTTGGCAGTATTGCAGCAAGGCGATATCGCCGACAAGCACCGCCCGCTGGCACAATTGATTACCGCGCTGGAAAACGACAAGGTCGCGCCAGAATTGCGCACGCAATTGATGGATGCGGCCAAAGCCAGCAAGACACCAACCCTGGGTATCACGGGTACTGGTGGTGCCGGTAAATCTTCACTGACAGATGAACTGATACGCCGCATACGCCTGGATCAGGATGACCATCTGAACATCGCCCTGATCTCCATAGACCCGTCGCGCCGCAAATCTGGCGGTGCCTTGCTGGGTGACCGCATACGCATGAATGCGATCAACCCATGGAAGGGCAAGCTCAAGGTTTTCATGCGTTCACTGGCAACCCGTGAAGCAGGTTCCGAGATTTCACAAGCTCTGCCCGATGTGATTGCGGCCTGCAAGGTCGCCGGTTTTGACCTTGTCATCGTCGAGACTTCAGGCATAGGCCAGGGTGATGCTGCTATCGTGCCGCATGTCGATGTATCGATGTATGTCATGACACCAGAATTTGGTGCCGCATCACAGCTCGAAAAAATCGACATGCTGGATTTTGCCGATTTTGTCGCCATCAATAAGTTCGACCGCAAAGGTGCACAGGATGCCCTGCGCGATGTCGCCAAACAATACCAGCGCAACCGCGAATTGTGGACACAAAAGCCAGATGACATGCCAGTCTATGGCACGCAGGCTTCACGTTTCAATGACGATGGCGTGACTGCGCTGTACCAAGGCATCTTGCCAGTACTGGTGCAACGCGGTTTGCTGGCCAAGCCCAGCAAGCTGGCTGCCATCAATGTCAAATATTCCAGTGCCAAGAATGTCATCGTGCCACCGGCACGCAGCCGTTATCTGGCTGAGATTGCAGATACGGTACGTGCCTATCACAAGAATACCGGCAAGCAGGTCTTGATTGCTCGTGAACGCCAGCAACTGCAAGAAACCAAGCGCATGCTGTCAGCCGCAGGCAAGCCTGCTGATTTTGATGACTTGATCACTGATCGCGAAAACCGTCTCGATGGTGAATCCAAAAAACTCATCAGCATGTGGCCAGACATGCAGGCTGCCTATGCGGGTGATGAATATGTCGTCAAGATTCGCGACAAGGAAATCCGCACCCGCCTGGTACAGCGATCCCTCTCTGGCACAAAAATTCGCAAGGTGGCTTTGCCGCGCTTTGTCGATCACGGTGAAATCCTGCGCTGGCTGATGCTGGAAAATGTACCTGGCTCTTTCCCCTTCACAGCCGGTGTGTTCGCCTTCAAACGCGAAGGTGAAGACCCTACCCGCATGTTTGCCGGTGAGGGTGATCCTTTCCGTACCAACCGCCGCTTCAAGCTGGTGTCGCAAGGCATGGATGCCAAGCGCCTGTCGACTGCTTTTGACTCTGTGACTTTGTACGGGGCGGACCCGGCAATACGTCCTGATATCTATGGCAAAGTCGGCAATTCCGGCGTCTCGGTCGCGACGCTGGAAGACATGAAAGTTTTGTACGATGGCTTCGATCTGTGTGATCCGGCCACATCGGTGTCCATGACCATCAATGGTCCGGCACCGACGATACTTGCCTTCTTCATGAATACGGCCATCGACCAGCAGATGGAAAAATTCCGCGTCGATAACAAGCGCGAACCCACTGCCGATGAATCTGCCAAGATACGTGCCTGGGTATTGCAGAATGTGCGCGGCACGGTGCAGGCAGATATCCTCAAAGAAGACCAGGGACAGAACACCTGCATCTTCTCGACAGAATTCTCGCTGAAGGTCATGGGCGATATACAGGAATATTTCGTCCATCACCAAGTACGTAATTTCTATTCGGTCTCCATCTCCGGTTACCATATCGCAGAAGCTGGTGCGAACCCGATTTCTCAACTGGCGTTCACATTGTCGAACGGCTTCACCTTTGTTGAAGCCTATCTGGCACGCGGCATGCACATTGATGATTTTGCGGCCAACCTATCCTTCTTCTTCAGTAATGGCATGGACCCTGAATACACGGTACTGGGCCGCGTGGCACGCCGTATCTGGGCAGTGGCCATGCGTGACAAATATGGTGCGAATGACCGCAGCCAGAAACTGAAATACCATATCCAGACCAGTGGCCGTTCCCTGCATGCGCAAGAGATCGATTTCAACGACATCCGCACCACGCTGCAAGCCCTGATCGCGATCTACGACAACTGCAATAGCCTGCATACCAATGCCTATGATGAGGCAATCACGACGCCGACTGATGAATCTGTACGCCGCGCTTTGGCGATCCAGCTCATCATCAACCGTGAGTGGGGTCTGGCCAAGAATGAAAATCCTATCCAGGGCAGCTTCATCATCGAAGAACTGACTGACATGGTAGAAGAAGCCGTCATGCAGGAGTTTGAACGCATCGCAGAACGCGGTGGTGTACTCGGTGCCATGGAAACCGGCTATCAGCGCGGCAAGATACAAGAAGAATCCATGCACTATGAACACCTGAAACATGACGGCACTTTGCCCATCATCGGTGTGAATACCTTCCGCAATCCTAAAGCCAATGACACGCCGCAGAAGATAGAACTGGCGCGTTCTACTGAAGAAGAAAAGCAATCGCAATTGCAACGCCTGGCGGATTTCCATAGCCGTCATGCCGATGTGGCACCGAAGGCGCTGGCTGCCTTGCAGCAGGCGGCGATCAATAATGAGAATGTGTTTGCCAAACTCATGGACGCAGCCAGGGTTTGTTCACTGGGGCAGATTACGACGGCACTCTTTGAAGTAGGTGGACAATACCGGCGCAACATGTAG
- a CDS encoding MFS transporter yields MANWSRHLIIRWSKSDYPLFWGWLADKYQCAEKVIFFTYLASLSCLILLLDQLDFLYISLILFVISFFWSGVTPLLDALTIKRLNGDPKFYGRIRLWGSVGYLLAVTLAGALLEIYDADILVYVWIIIQITGLLCVYLSENHPKYSIKDPIFNSLGIFSLQFPFTRPEIMLFLGATFLMASAHSTYGTYYSLLLHDVGYGTQTIGYLFSVAVIAEIVVLFFMPKLFNSFTLKQMLVFSFGAAIVRYLLIGYFTSSLFLLGVAQLLHSFTFGMYHASAVIHISTLFPDRASVKGQAIYAIASFGLGGIFGSTVAGTLWKDYGGETVFLALSGFSTLGLLVLVLSFRHSNE; encoded by the coding sequence ATGGCAAATTGGAGTCGCCATCTCATCATTCGTTGGTCCAAGAGCGATTACCCCCTTTTTTGGGGATGGCTTGCTGACAAGTACCAGTGCGCAGAAAAAGTCATCTTTTTTACTTACCTGGCAAGCTTGTCCTGTTTGATCCTGCTCCTTGATCAATTGGACTTTTTGTATATAAGCTTGATCTTGTTTGTGATAAGTTTTTTCTGGAGTGGAGTAACGCCACTATTAGACGCACTGACCATTAAGCGCTTGAATGGCGATCCAAAATTTTATGGGCGGATCCGGCTGTGGGGTTCTGTCGGGTATTTACTCGCAGTGACGCTAGCGGGAGCGCTACTGGAAATCTATGATGCAGACATTTTGGTGTACGTGTGGATCATTATTCAAATAACCGGCCTTCTCTGCGTCTATCTATCTGAAAATCATCCAAAATATTCGATTAAAGATCCCATTTTTAACTCCTTGGGTATTTTCTCTTTGCAATTCCCATTCACTCGGCCTGAAATAATGTTGTTCCTTGGAGCTACTTTTTTGATGGCTTCGGCACATAGTACCTATGGAACATACTATTCGCTGCTTCTTCATGACGTCGGCTATGGAACTCAGACAATAGGGTACTTATTTTCGGTAGCTGTTATTGCCGAAATTGTCGTTCTATTCTTTATGCCTAAGTTATTTAACTCGTTCACTTTAAAGCAAATGCTCGTATTTAGTTTTGGGGCGGCGATAGTCCGTTATTTACTCATTGGATACTTTACATCGTCATTGTTTCTTCTCGGCGTTGCCCAGCTATTGCATAGCTTCACTTTTGGAATGTATCACGCGAGTGCAGTAATTCACATCTCGACACTGTTTCCTGATAGAGCTAGCGTGAAAGGACAAGCAATATATGCCATTGCGTCCTTCGGCCTGGGTGGGATTTTTGGTAGTACAGTAGCAGGAACTTTGTGGAAAGATTATGGTGGAGAAACGGTATTCTTAGCACTCTCTGGCTTTTCTACTTTAGGACTGCTCGTCCTAGTACTTTCATTTAGACACTCGAACGAGTAA
- a CDS encoding DUF1868 domain-containing protein — MKSMTRRKFLGATGSIALGLQSAPGLANMSDSPTNDSQAGMPKDVNRKFNADGSVRSFAGNTFVGHIEQQGAGFQGFDTLLNVYREVPKYSFKEKIALLPPSSYHITVFVGVNDEDRNTPRWRDGLDRATPINKITSETTKLLKSRKKTHYAPFEFILDDIPL, encoded by the coding sequence ATGAAATCAATGACACGCAGAAAATTTTTAGGAGCGACTGGCTCCATAGCGCTTGGCTTGCAATCTGCTCCTGGCCTAGCGAATATGTCGGATAGCCCCACAAATGATTCGCAAGCCGGAATGCCAAAGGATGTTAACCGAAAATTTAACGCCGATGGCTCGGTCAGATCATTTGCCGGAAATACCTTTGTTGGGCATATTGAACAGCAAGGTGCCGGATTTCAAGGATTCGACACTTTATTGAATGTCTACAGAGAAGTGCCGAAGTATTCCTTTAAAGAAAAAATTGCCTTACTGCCGCCGTCAAGCTACCACATAACCGTTTTTGTTGGTGTCAATGACGAAGACCGCAACACACCCAGATGGCGCGATGGTCTCGATAGAGCAACACCTATTAACAAAATTACTAGCGAGACTACCAAATTATTAAAGAGTCGGAAAAAGACGCACTACGCACCATTTGAATTTATTCTAGATGATATCCCCCTTTAA
- a CDS encoding TonB-dependent receptor: MTRFSSSTEQIYATSYRLKPIALAILLLTNIAVHAENQNEASQGNNADSRTETATDANISTVSITGIRSSIKRNIAAKRDSVLTIDTTASDDIGKLPDFNVGDALKRVTGVNTLLYQGEPRFAIVRGLNANYNATQIDGFSLASADVGGRQMLMELFPSNFVNRIDVTKSFIAEADGAAIGGVVNMLTASGLSYPENTFNFSAKLGANLMSSQYGGKTPVGEAQAVWAKRLGSSNDLGLLITGSYWSRDINVPQIEHGGALNWYNNAGALSSTPYSGNGVAVPTERRWYNYDNSRSRIGLTARIDWEPEGALSGHVSTYFFKQKETSNRNMQLATVNGNSVVLNQTPTNGTLSSVNQIVELGQLQFDRALFGINGELKYEISPLLVADVRGSLSRSTVNNPQTWDRFQQTNQSYNYDWSNPLVSFSPVNVANASDASKYALVYHRNENMSDYAENVYDAQSNLRFNMGEASRGWGFATGVRAVSTDSNTALIRTTFAGMPYNLSNVVSGASNCGLNCNSPLIIIDQNKAGTLFSQYQGGATATVDTAGQYGGTYGIREDVTAAYIQGQYRTDRFMLAGGLRFEHTDFRSTGFQSVGGVFSPTSSEQSYQNLLPSLTGNFETSTTSKFRLGLSQTIGRPRFDQIATHGGALVSNGSTYTLSQGNPDLKPRRSNNFDLGHEWYLDGERGIFSVAAFYKEIRDEIFTYGQVQTISINGTSTPVLVTKARNATSVANLAGIEIGFSKDLDFLSPSLSGFGVSANATFSRASFPVTLSDGTNRALNVLPQQPKEIWNIAIFYEKGGVHAKLAWNHLGKLWDDRFPNFTPTGFYANRYQQATNSIDLQTSYDVNKKLSLSLNVLNITGNGIQDNYGNSQEYVQSAIKYAPTVLFGLNYKM, from the coding sequence ATGACGCGCTTTTCCTCCTCTACAGAACAAATCTACGCGACAAGTTACCGCCTGAAACCAATAGCGCTTGCAATACTTCTATTGACGAACATCGCCGTGCACGCAGAGAACCAGAATGAAGCGAGCCAGGGCAATAATGCAGATAGTCGTACTGAAACAGCCACGGACGCGAATATCAGCACCGTGAGCATTACTGGCATAAGATCTTCAATTAAAAGAAACATTGCGGCCAAACGTGACTCAGTGCTGACAATAGATACAACCGCTTCAGATGACATTGGCAAGTTACCCGATTTCAATGTAGGTGACGCCTTAAAAAGGGTCACCGGCGTAAATACATTGTTATACCAGGGAGAACCACGGTTTGCTATTGTCCGCGGACTCAATGCTAACTACAACGCGACACAGATAGACGGATTCAGTCTGGCGAGTGCGGATGTTGGCGGTCGACAGATGCTAATGGAGCTCTTTCCTTCGAATTTTGTAAACAGAATAGATGTGACCAAAAGTTTCATAGCCGAGGCAGATGGTGCGGCCATCGGAGGCGTAGTGAACATGCTGACGGCGAGCGGGCTGAGCTATCCCGAGAATACATTCAACTTCTCGGCAAAATTGGGGGCGAATTTGATGAGCTCACAATACGGGGGTAAGACACCAGTAGGTGAAGCGCAAGCGGTTTGGGCAAAGAGATTAGGATCCTCGAACGATCTTGGTCTGCTAATAACGGGAAGTTATTGGAGCAGAGATATCAATGTCCCACAAATAGAACATGGAGGGGCACTGAATTGGTATAACAATGCCGGAGCTCTGAGTTCTACACCGTACTCGGGGAACGGGGTAGCCGTACCAACGGAACGGCGCTGGTACAACTATGACAATAGCCGTAGCCGCATTGGCCTTACAGCCCGCATAGATTGGGAGCCAGAAGGGGCTTTGAGCGGACATGTTAGTACCTATTTCTTTAAACAAAAAGAAACATCCAATCGCAATATGCAGCTTGCAACTGTGAATGGAAATTCTGTTGTGTTAAACCAAACTCCAACCAACGGTACGCTCAGTTCTGTTAATCAAATTGTAGAGCTTGGCCAATTGCAATTCGATAGAGCATTATTTGGAATAAACGGGGAGCTCAAATACGAGATATCTCCTCTACTAGTGGCAGATGTTCGTGGAAGTCTCTCGCGTTCAACGGTCAATAATCCGCAAACCTGGGATCGCTTTCAACAAACCAATCAGAGCTACAACTACGATTGGAGCAATCCATTGGTTAGCTTCAGTCCGGTCAATGTGGCAAACGCCAGCGATGCATCGAAATACGCGCTCGTCTACCATCGCAACGAAAACATGTCAGACTACGCAGAGAATGTGTACGACGCGCAATCAAACTTGCGCTTCAATATGGGAGAAGCGAGTAGAGGCTGGGGTTTTGCTACTGGTGTGCGCGCGGTTTCTACAGATTCTAATACTGCACTAATACGTACGACGTTCGCGGGAATGCCTTATAACCTTTCTAATGTAGTCAGTGGAGCGAGCAATTGTGGATTGAACTGTAATTCGCCATTGATCATAATCGATCAAAATAAGGCTGGAACTTTGTTTAGCCAGTATCAAGGTGGTGCTACTGCTACTGTCGATACTGCCGGGCAGTATGGTGGAACCTATGGTATCCGCGAAGATGTCACGGCAGCTTATATACAAGGTCAATATAGAACAGACCGATTTATGCTGGCTGGTGGGTTGCGATTTGAGCACACTGATTTTCGCTCGACGGGATTTCAATCTGTCGGCGGTGTGTTTTCCCCAACAAGTTCTGAACAATCCTACCAAAATTTGCTGCCCTCGCTGACAGGCAATTTTGAAACTTCCACAACTAGCAAGTTCCGCCTGGGATTATCTCAAACAATAGGCCGTCCACGCTTTGACCAAATTGCGACGCATGGCGGTGCACTTGTCAGCAATGGTTCTACTTACACCCTCTCTCAAGGTAATCCAGACCTGAAACCTAGACGATCTAATAATTTTGATCTTGGGCACGAGTGGTATTTGGATGGAGAACGCGGAATTTTCTCAGTCGCAGCGTTTTATAAAGAAATACGCGATGAAATTTTTACCTATGGCCAAGTCCAGACAATTTCTATTAACGGGACATCAACTCCTGTGCTGGTAACAAAGGCGCGAAACGCAACAAGTGTTGCAAACCTGGCTGGTATAGAAATAGGTTTCTCCAAAGATCTCGATTTTCTGTCACCTTCTTTGAGTGGTTTTGGTGTTAGCGCAAATGCGACCTTCAGCCGTGCAAGCTTTCCGGTAACCTTGAGTGATGGTACGAATCGTGCATTGAATGTCTTGCCGCAGCAGCCAAAGGAAATTTGGAACATTGCTATTTTCTACGAAAAAGGTGGGGTGCATGCGAAGCTGGCATGGAATCATCTTGGCAAACTTTGGGATGATCGATTCCCGAATTTCACACCCACAGGCTTCTATGCTAATCGCTATCAGCAAGCAACCAATAGCATCGATCTGCAAACTAGCTATGACGTTAACAAAAAATTGTCTTTGTCACTGAATGTCCTGAATATCACTGGTAACGGTATTCAAGATAACTATGGTAATTCACAGGAATATGTGCAGTCGGCCATCAAATATGCACCAACTGTGCTTTTTGGACTGAATTATAAAATGTAA
- a CDS encoding LacI family DNA-binding transcriptional regulator: protein MVKRTDRLTIKDVAQLAGVSFQTVSLVINHPEKVAEKTLRRVQEVIQSVNFVPSMAARSMRQIRTKTLGCIFFCERASYDDRTFQIQDTYWNSVVQMLSRVADSKGYTLLQRHQSGDDASMLAEIREMFNSGRIDAMIAIVENTSHPVLLQLQKDGIPFIVFGTHDPSFPNVTQSNYEVTKKIVNHLHAGGCKRIAFISGARNGKTNQDVNERISGYRDAMQKIGLKVESKWMLSGDWSFASGHSIAQQLCSKKLRPDALIFASDRMALGALKGLHDLGIKIPSEVSVVGYDNMQYDDYCIPPLTSVHSPIYGMALSAIDILLRKIGELPQLDTDQIVFAAEIVVRESTRPIL from the coding sequence ATGGTAAAAAGAACCGATCGACTCACCATCAAAGATGTTGCTCAATTAGCGGGTGTGAGTTTTCAAACAGTCTCGCTTGTAATTAATCACCCAGAAAAAGTGGCTGAAAAAACCTTAAGGCGGGTGCAGGAAGTTATTCAGTCTGTAAATTTTGTGCCAAGTATGGCTGCACGCTCTATGCGGCAAATCCGTACCAAGACTTTGGGCTGCATTTTTTTTTGTGAGCGCGCTTCTTACGATGACCGGACTTTCCAGATTCAAGATACGTATTGGAATAGCGTGGTTCAAATGCTCAGTAGAGTAGCGGATTCAAAGGGTTATACATTACTGCAGCGTCATCAATCAGGCGACGATGCTTCAATGTTGGCCGAGATTCGAGAAATGTTTAATTCCGGGCGGATAGATGCGATGATCGCAATCGTGGAGAATACGTCCCATCCCGTTTTACTTCAACTGCAAAAAGATGGCATACCTTTTATTGTCTTCGGAACGCATGACCCATCCTTCCCGAATGTGACTCAGTCCAACTACGAAGTGACAAAAAAAATTGTTAACCATCTTCATGCTGGAGGTTGCAAACGAATTGCCTTTATTTCTGGAGCACGTAACGGCAAGACGAACCAAGACGTCAATGAACGTATTAGCGGTTATAGAGATGCTATGCAAAAAATTGGTTTAAAGGTTGAAAGCAAATGGATGCTATCGGGAGATTGGTCATTTGCTAGCGGGCATTCTATAGCGCAGCAACTTTGTTCGAAGAAATTGAGGCCTGACGCTTTAATTTTTGCTAGTGATCGCATGGCTCTGGGCGCTTTAAAGGGCCTACATGATTTGGGAATAAAAATTCCTTCTGAAGTGAGCGTAGTAGGCTATGACAACATGCAATATGACGACTATTGCATTCCGCCGTTAACTAGCGTGCATTCTCCAATCTATGGTATGGCGCTATCTGCCATAGATATTTTGCTTAGAAAAATAGGAGAGTTGCCTCAACTTGACACTGATCAGATTGTGTTTGCTGCTGAAATTGTAGTGCGCGAAAGCACGCGCCCAATCCTCTAG
- a CDS encoding nuclear transport factor 2 family protein yields MLISFRRLALIACLGLPLLAHAQLPVQANPDHEAMLSSADTRLAANKRLVYDFWREVFEGGHMELADKYLAESYMQHNPGVGSGRAAFVELFSKFVKPKDIQARVKAPLVAITAEGDKVILSFVSTVPDTKDASKKYTTTWFDMFRIENGKIAEHWDPALKDSH; encoded by the coding sequence ATGTTGATTTCTTTTCGTCGTCTTGCTTTGATTGCCTGTCTTGGCCTGCCATTACTTGCTCATGCGCAATTGCCTGTGCAGGCCAATCCTGATCATGAAGCCATGTTGTCCAGTGCGGATACGCGGCTGGCTGCGAATAAGCGGCTGGTGTATGACTTTTGGCGTGAGGTGTTTGAGGGCGGTCACATGGAGCTGGCAGACAAGTATCTGGCCGAATCCTATATGCAGCACAACCCCGGAGTGGGGAGCGGGCGTGCGGCATTTGTCGAGCTGTTCAGCAAATTCGTCAAACCCAAGGACATACAGGCCAGGGTCAAGGCACCGCTGGTAGCGATTACTGCAGAGGGAGATAAAGTGATTTTGAGCTTTGTCAGTACTGTGCCAGATACCAAAGATGCCAGCAAGAAATACACGACAACCTGGTTTGACATGTTCCGCATAGAAAACGGAAAAATTGCAGAGCACTGGGACCCGGCTTTAAAAGACAGTCATTGA
- a CDS encoding cupin domain-containing protein: protein MLHKNLISEAASLPSAWRSTILGKVGGAQVKVLRMDECDYPDETHDFTEALLVLDGQMNLDIHGEIVAVKAGELYLVPAHTPHAVAAGSKGTLVIIDQ, encoded by the coding sequence ATGTTGCATAAAAATTTGATTTCAGAGGCGGCATCTTTGCCAAGCGCCTGGCGTTCTACTATCCTGGGCAAGGTCGGCGGTGCGCAAGTCAAGGTCTTGCGTATGGATGAATGCGATTATCCTGACGAAACCCATGACTTCACAGAAGCTCTGCTGGTGCTGGATGGGCAAATGAATCTCGATATCCACGGCGAGATTGTCGCCGTCAAAGCGGGTGAGCTGTATCTGGTGCCTGCACATACTCCGCATGCCGTGGCAGCAGGAAGCAAGGGAACCCTGGTTATCATTGATCAATAG
- a CDS encoding VOC family protein has translation MQKITPFLWFDHQAEEAVQFYLDIFKDAKILSIAHYGEGAPLPKGTVLTIKFTMAGQEFVALNGGPHYSFTPAISFVIDCESQEEVDYYWAKLLAGGGKESQCAWLTDKYGISWQVVPRALINYLNDADPAKAQRVMMAMFQMKKIIIADLDKAYAG, from the coding sequence ATGCAAAAAATCACCCCTTTCCTCTGGTTTGATCATCAGGCTGAAGAAGCCGTACAGTTTTACCTCGACATCTTCAAAGATGCAAAAATTCTCAGCATAGCCCATTATGGTGAAGGCGCACCCCTGCCCAAGGGGACAGTGCTGACCATCAAGTTCACCATGGCCGGGCAGGAATTTGTGGCACTCAATGGTGGCCCGCATTACAGCTTTACTCCGGCAATTTCTTTTGTCATCGATTGCGAGTCGCAGGAAGAAGTCGATTATTACTGGGCCAAATTATTGGCGGGTGGTGGCAAAGAAAGCCAGTGCGCCTGGCTCACCGACAAATATGGCATTTCCTGGCAGGTCGTGCCGAGGGCATTGATCAATTATCTCAATGATGCCGATCCTGCCAAGGCGCAAAGAGTCATGATGGCCATGTTCCAGATGAAGAAAATCATCATTGCCGACCTGGACAAAGCTTACGCAGGATGA
- a CDS encoding DinB family protein, translating to MHTKKLLLNLFEYKAWANTDLYQLMGTLSPGEHARELHDAIRILNHIYVVDQIFIANLQSEQHGFTALNTKETPTLADLQHGVQHVDRWYIDYVAAQHETRFADDIRFSFVDGTPGCMSRGEMLLHVATHGNYHRGQWAASCSRLANNRQKIR from the coding sequence ATGCATACCAAAAAACTTTTACTGAATTTGTTTGAATACAAAGCCTGGGCTAATACCGACTTGTATCAGCTCATGGGAACTTTATCGCCAGGCGAACATGCGCGCGAGCTGCATGATGCAATAAGAATACTCAATCACATCTACGTAGTAGATCAGATTTTCATCGCCAATCTGCAAAGCGAGCAGCATGGCTTTACCGCCTTGAACACCAAAGAAACACCCACACTGGCTGATTTGCAGCATGGTGTGCAGCATGTTGACCGCTGGTATATAGACTATGTCGCAGCACAGCATGAAACCAGGTTTGCAGACGACATACGCTTTAGCTTTGTCGATGGCACCCCTGGCTGCATGTCACGTGGCGAGATGTTATTGCACGTAGCGACTCATGGTAATTATCACCGGGGGCAGTGGGCCGCATCTTGTTCCAGATTGGCAAACAACCGCCAAAAGATACGTTGA
- a CDS encoding GNAT family N-acetyltransferase has translation MIAIRLASEKDAAALQEIYRLCIIEATWQIRPSETIPDFVAVSCGETIWVAVDSSDQVQALLAVQEDHSYIHHLYVHPLAQGRGAERALLQHLQTQLACPWQLKCVASNHAAMAFYRHLGWRELEAGTGEDGSYYLLQFV, from the coding sequence TTGATTGCAATACGGCTTGCCAGCGAAAAAGATGCTGCCGCATTGCAGGAAATCTACCGGCTCTGCATCATCGAAGCGACATGGCAAATCCGCCCGTCTGAGACGATTCCCGATTTTGTGGCGGTTTCCTGCGGTGAAACCATCTGGGTCGCGGTAGATAGCAGCGATCAGGTGCAGGCTTTGCTGGCGGTGCAGGAAGACCATTCCTATATCCACCATTTATATGTGCATCCCTTGGCACAGGGCCGGGGAGCAGAGCGGGCTTTATTGCAGCATTTGCAGACGCAACTGGCATGTCCATGGCAACTCAAATGTGTAGCAAGCAATCATGCTGCCATGGCATTTTACCGTCACCTGGGTTGGCGTGAACTGGAGGCAGGAACAGGAGAAGACGGTTCTTATTACTTGCTTCAATTTGTTTGA